A window of the Penaeus vannamei isolate JL-2024 chromosome 19, ASM4276789v1, whole genome shotgun sequence genome harbors these coding sequences:
- the LOC138864920 gene encoding uncharacterized protein, translated as MIFIITFNNVTNNISTIANTTFKKFSRLAKYTSDAERFTSPLQSLKNDESIITTKSDKGRGVVILNKDDYHQKVLNILTDHTKFKKITTEMSTHLLYLEDKLKRPLRTIKSSIDASTYNFLSTSGSKPGLLYGLPKVHKPNIPLRPIISSIGTFNYNTAKFLVPIISPLTTNQYTIENSTAFANEITSLNPEQPITMASFDVESLFTNVPLLETTEIIVNNINSTHLNIFNIPKDSFRKLLHTASHHSVFSYDNDLYTQTGGVAMGSPLGPSYANAFLCYHEHDWLIQYPPEFKPIYYRRYIDTFVKFKHPSHVNLFLVTNDNGRFHTSIYRKPTFTDLDLHFLSNIPYIYKINSIKTLITRAYNLCSNWSSFHDEMNFLKNIFCKKRLSTVFI; from the coding sequence atgatatttataataacatttAATAATGTCACCAATAATATTTCAACTATAGCCAACACCACCTTCAAGAAATTCTCTCGTCTGGCTAAATATACAAGTGATGCAGAACGTTTCACGTCACCTCTACAATCACTTAAGAATGACGAGTCCATAATAACCACCAAATCAGACAAAGGTCGGGGAGTAGTCATTTTAAACAAAGACGACTATCATCAGAAAGTACTTAATATTCTTACAGACCATACTAAATTCAAGAAAATCACTACTGAAATGTCCACTCACTTGTTATACCTTGAAGATAAATTAAAAAGACCACTCCGGACCATTAAATCATCCATTGATGCAAGCACCTATAATTTCCTGTCAACCTCTGGTTCCAAACCCGGATTATTATATGGTCTCCCCAAAGTACACAAACCAAACATTCCTTTAAGACCCatcatttcctcgattggcacttttaaCTATAACACTGCCAAGTTTCTGGTTCCAATTATTTCTCCGTTAACTACGAATCAGTACACAATTGAAAATTCCACAGCTTTTGCAAATGAAATCACTTCACTAAACCCTGAACAACCCATCACCATGGCGAGTTTCGACGTGGAATCATTATTTACGAATGTGCCACTTCTGGAAACAACGGAGATTATAGTGAACAACATAAACTCCACCCATCTTAACATATTTAATATACCTAAAGATAGCTTCAGAAAGTTACTCCATACTGCATCTCATCACTCTGTATTCTCGTATGATAATGATCTATATACCCAAACAGGTGGAGTAGCAATGGGCTCCCCACTTGGCCCCTCATACGCCAATGCATTTCTTTGTTACCATGAACATGATTGGTTAATCCAATACCCACCCGAATTCAAACCTATTTactaccgacgatatattgatACTTTTGTCAAGTTCAAACACCCTTCGCACGTAAATTTATTTTTGGTCACCAATGATAATGGACGCTTCCAcacaagtatctaccgtaaaccaaccttTACTGACCTTGACCTTCACTTTCTTAGCAATATCCCATACATTTACAAAATAAACAGTATAAAAACACTCATCACGAGAGCCTACAACCTGTGTAGCAACTGGTCGTCCTTCCATGATGAAATGAATTttctaaaaaatattttttgtaagAAACGGTTATCCACTGTATTTATTTGA